In Candidatus Sulfurimonas marisnigri, a single genomic region encodes these proteins:
- a CDS encoding dynamin family protein, with protein MHSSIENSTTIDEKIDDETFFEISALILTLNRKSFENISSLKSFHQLCLEFTPQIIENLDALYHLQYTIIKHFLEHRTKGNIKHLHNAFAYLQEESLVDKLSLEKLISLFDPSVFNENDEIEVSTKRIDKDFKAEKQALLVDIFELKKVVNSSSELEKIADYLNGQVFSIGITGVMNAGKSTMLNALMGKEVLGTSVVPETANLTIVKYSRTPLAKVIYWNKSQWQHIKNSAKSIASIAKFVEQTQNHFKDDLDSYILDSSREDEIEIDKLSDYTSAGASDKKCNLVKHVELYTPLDYLRDSIEIVDTPGLDDIVVQREEITKEYISKCDVLLHLMNVSQSATQKDIEFIIDAVLFQNITKVLIVITRIDMVSSKDVQEVIAYTRESIERKLHEQNSGSKLDFVLKTLHFIALSGKMALLHKTGRAKEAEDAGFTLKQSGIVEVEEYLQETLFGKTNARSSLIIRSAKSRLQRVIHAQIEELRFENSLLFKTEDEINSELALLKVEKSKQEEASKRLKDQIAGYEAEASNYLQTLQNNLQNDLRELQNIIKQRLMDETLYCLEKEKKAPLISSISRIIQTALKHGLVDIIREYRYKFIKKTSKIFEVITLQYDEIEEINQTPFDDAFKKGFLTANSETLIRRVSKVLVSASLSKLTNIDDEIATIIKDEFIYLQEQVKQKALNLSQTLLEEFFSSLREPLDTLNNRVTKNEELLQNHIAFINEDESTRNDKSKQLHERIKNIELIAKRSAL; from the coding sequence ATGCACTCCTCTATTGAAAACAGCACTACTATAGATGAAAAAATTGATGATGAAACTTTTTTTGAGATATCGGCACTAATCTTAACACTCAATCGTAAGAGTTTTGAAAATATATCAAGTTTAAAAAGTTTTCACCAGCTTTGCTTAGAATTTACTCCGCAAATAATTGAGAATTTAGATGCACTTTACCATCTTCAATACACTATTATTAAACATTTTTTAGAGCATAGAACAAAGGGCAATATTAAACATCTACATAATGCTTTTGCCTACCTACAAGAAGAGTCTCTTGTAGACAAGCTCTCTTTAGAAAAACTAATCTCACTTTTTGACCCATCTGTATTTAACGAAAATGACGAAATAGAAGTAAGCACAAAAAGAATAGATAAAGATTTTAAAGCAGAGAAGCAGGCACTTTTAGTAGATATATTTGAGTTAAAAAAAGTTGTTAACTCTAGTAGTGAATTAGAAAAAATCGCAGATTACCTTAACGGGCAGGTTTTCTCCATTGGAATAACCGGTGTTATGAACGCCGGTAAATCTACGATGCTTAATGCTCTTATGGGAAAAGAGGTTTTGGGTACAAGTGTTGTTCCTGAAACTGCAAATCTAACCATTGTAAAGTACAGCAGAACGCCATTAGCAAAAGTCATATATTGGAACAAATCTCAGTGGCAGCATATAAAAAACAGTGCCAAAAGCATTGCTTCGATTGCCAAATTTGTTGAGCAAACTCAAAACCACTTTAAAGATGATTTAGATAGCTATATATTGGATTCATCGCGTGAGGATGAGATAGAAATTGACAAACTAAGTGACTACACCTCTGCCGGTGCAAGTGATAAAAAATGCAACCTTGTAAAACATGTAGAGCTGTATACTCCTCTGGATTATTTACGTGATTCAATTGAGATAGTAGATACTCCTGGTCTTGATGATATTGTTGTACAGCGTGAAGAGATAACTAAAGAGTACATATCCAAATGTGATGTACTTTTGCATTTGATGAATGTGAGTCAAAGTGCTACTCAAAAGGATATAGAGTTTATTATTGATGCTGTCTTATTTCAAAACATAACAAAAGTTCTTATTGTTATAACTCGCATAGATATGGTAAGCAGTAAAGATGTTCAAGAGGTTATAGCATATACGAGAGAGAGTATTGAGCGTAAGCTACATGAGCAAAACAGCGGTTCAAAACTTGACTTCGTTCTTAAAACACTTCACTTTATAGCACTCTCAGGGAAAATGGCGCTGCTGCACAAAACGGGACGTGCCAAAGAGGCGGAAGATGCTGGATTTACACTAAAACAGAGTGGAATAGTGGAAGTTGAAGAGTATCTCCAAGAGACCCTATTTGGAAAAACGAATGCCCGCAGTTCGCTTATTATCCGTTCAGCTAAAAGCCGTTTGCAAAGAGTCATACATGCACAGATTGAAGAGTTAAGGTTTGAGAATTCACTTCTTTTTAAAACAGAAGATGAAATCAACTCAGAGCTAGCACTCTTAAAAGTTGAAAAAAGCAAACAAGAGGAGGCTTCTAAGCGTCTAAAAGATCAAATAGCAGGTTATGAAGCAGAGGCCTCAAACTACCTTCAAACACTTCAAAACAATCTGCAAAATGATTTAAGAGAGCTGCAAAATATTATAAAGCAGCGTCTTATGGATGAGACTCTCTACTGCCTCGAAAAAGAGAAAAAAGCACCTTTGATATCTTCTATAAGCAGAATTATACAAACTGCACTAAAACATGGGTTGGTTGATATTATTCGTGAATACCGTTACAAATTTATTAAAAAAACATCTAAAATTTTTGAGGTTATAACTCTGCAATATGATGAAATTGAAGAAATTAACCAAACTCCCTTTGACGACGCTTTTAAAAAAGGCTTTTTAACAGCCAACAGCGAAACACTTATACGAAGAGTCTCAAAAGTCCTAGTGAGTGCTTCACTCTCTAAACTAACCAACATAGATGATGAAATAGCCACTATTATAAAAGATGAGTTTATATATCTGCAAGAGCAGGTAAAACAAAAAGCTCTAAATCTAAGTCAAACACTACTCGAAGAGTTTTTTAGCAGTTTAAGAGAGCCGCTCGACACTTTAAATAACAGGGTTACGAAAAACGAAGAACTTCTGCAAAATCATATTGCATTCATAAATGAAGACGAGAGCACTCGAAATGACAAATCTAAACAACTACATGAACGGATAAAAAACATAGAACTCATTGCAAAAAGGTCTGCACTATGA
- a CDS encoding TetR/AcrR family transcriptional regulator, protein MAIIVDKVQKRKDIALSCKEIVFENGIKSLTISSLAKTAGVGKGTIYEYFKNKEDIVFEILNISIQERNKILESRLSEIAVTKDKIKLFSSFFYCDEDIELRALYKEFISIALSSPDKEMIEFQTECHNAYFSWFEKIIQDAIDNNEIIEESKKLARGLFVFAEGMFISSQATNSIDNLKQEIDDFIDSLFDLIEVKK, encoded by the coding sequence ATGGCAATTATAGTCGACAAGGTACAAAAGAGAAAAGATATAGCCCTCTCATGTAAAGAAATAGTCTTTGAAAATGGTATAAAAAGTTTAACAATCTCTAGTTTGGCAAAAACAGCAGGTGTTGGCAAAGGTACTATTTATGAATATTTTAAAAACAAAGAAGATATTGTTTTTGAGATTTTAAATATTTCTATACAAGAGAGAAATAAAATCTTAGAGAGTAGACTTTCAGAGATAGCTGTAACAAAAGATAAAATCAAACTATTTTCCAGCTTTTTTTATTGTGATGAAGATATAGAACTTAGAGCTCTTTACAAAGAGTTTATATCAATCGCTTTAAGTTCCCCAGATAAAGAGATGATTGAATTTCAAACAGAGTGTCATAATGCCTATTTTTCATGGTTTGAAAAAATTATTCAAGATGCCATAGATAACAACGAAATTATTGAAGAGTCAAAAAAACTCGCCAGAGGGTTGTTTGTTTTTGCAGAGGGGATGTTTATCTCCAGTCAAGCTACCAACTCAATTGATAATCTTAAACAAGAGATAGATGATTTTATAGATTCACTATTTGACTTAATAGAGGTGAAAAAATGA
- a CDS encoding TolC family protein, with amino-acid sequence MIKLLLLLVPVFIYAEDLKSLLEYANQNNNLVVSKKLTKDAKAKEVDARESSFYPTIDVGSSLQSLNERSPFSPGVVYSGYAKVGFDIYDGGRKSSMLEQKISEHKASNFDVEAMKNSITLQIVQDFYTLKSLEASLLSRDDAKKSLMAQLERMQRFYGAKVATKDDVERLQSAYDTNIYEIESIKLQILSVKKSLELKVTKEIGTLENSKFKEFVQSEYELSDGIKSLTATQNSILRTAEAISSSYYPQVRVEDTYSLYGYDKTDALHPEGADNQNKLLLTLNLRVFDNASIEKEKEAVAINAQALGSEIEYKKQEQKLQYEVALSRIKTSKVKITSAKSALVSANSAFELISKKYDAGIVDNIVYLDALNTQTNAKALYETSLNDLEIAYAIYYHYAGKNIEEFLQ; translated from the coding sequence ATGATTAAATTACTTCTTTTACTTGTCCCCGTATTTATATATGCAGAGGACTTGAAATCACTCCTTGAGTATGCAAACCAAAACAATAATTTAGTTGTATCAAAAAAATTGACAAAAGACGCAAAAGCTAAAGAGGTGGATGCTCGTGAGAGCTCATTTTACCCAACTATCGATGTAGGAAGTTCATTACAAAGTTTAAATGAGAGGTCTCCTTTTAGCCCCGGAGTAGTTTATAGCGGGTATGCAAAAGTTGGTTTTGATATATATGACGGTGGAAGAAAGTCGTCTATGTTGGAACAAAAAATAAGTGAACATAAAGCTAGTAACTTCGATGTAGAAGCTATGAAAAACAGTATAACTCTGCAGATTGTGCAAGACTTTTATACACTAAAGAGTTTAGAGGCTTCTTTGCTTTCAAGAGATGATGCAAAAAAATCTTTAATGGCACAGCTAGAGCGTATGCAAAGGTTTTACGGTGCAAAAGTTGCGACTAAAGACGATGTAGAGAGGCTCCAATCGGCGTATGATACAAATATCTATGAGATAGAGTCAATTAAACTTCAGATTCTCAGCGTTAAAAAGTCACTGGAGTTAAAGGTCACAAAAGAGATAGGTACATTAGAGAACTCAAAGTTTAAAGAGTTTGTTCAAAGTGAGTATGAATTATCAGACGGCATAAAGTCTTTAACAGCTACACAAAACTCAATTCTAAGAACTGCTGAGGCTATAAGCAGTTCTTATTATCCTCAAGTTAGAGTTGAAGATACTTATAGTTTATATGGTTATGACAAAACAGACGCCTTACATCCAGAAGGTGCAGATAATCAAAATAAACTTTTATTGACACTAAATTTAAGAGTGTTTGATAACGCTTCCATAGAAAAAGAAAAAGAGGCGGTTGCTATAAATGCACAAGCTTTAGGGAGTGAAATAGAGTATAAAAAACAGGAGCAAAAGCTTCAATATGAAGTGGCGCTCTCTCGTATAAAAACAAGCAAAGTAAAAATTACAAGTGCTAAAAGTGCTTTGGTTTCGGCAAATAGTGCTTTTGAACTAATTAGCAAGAAGTATGATGCTGGAATTGTCGACAATATAGTTTATCTTGATGCTTTGAACACTCAAACAAATGCAAAAGCACTTTATGAGACATCACTTAATGACTTGGAAATAGCATATGCTATCTACTACCACTACGCCGGAAAAAATATAGAGGAGTTTTTACAATGA
- a CDS encoding efflux RND transporter periplasmic adaptor subunit — protein MKKIIIGMLSLIISLGASEIYATFNIEADKSANLALFSGGIIEKVHVDISSVVKKGDRLVELQNDDLKAALQIAEASLDNAEVSLAFAKKDYDRQLLIKDLIDEAKFDQYALVYEKAKVVAKQAKANLAYQKSLLDKTILYAPFDGVIFEKSVEVGDVVSGMMLRTILKIQSKDKRKLILEFDQKYWKLVKAGDSVKYTVNGDAKSYKGRISKIYPHANSDNRKMKAEVQASGFIVGLFGEGYIVIPDTK, from the coding sequence ATGAAAAAAATAATAATAGGAATGCTTAGTCTAATAATAAGTTTAGGTGCTTCAGAGATATATGCAACGTTTAACATCGAAGCAGATAAGAGTGCAAATTTGGCACTATTTTCGGGTGGTATTATAGAAAAGGTACATGTAGATATCTCGTCTGTTGTAAAAAAGGGCGACAGATTGGTAGAACTTCAAAATGACGACCTAAAAGCGGCTTTGCAGATTGCCGAAGCTTCGTTGGATAATGCAGAGGTCTCTTTAGCGTTTGCTAAAAAAGATTACGATAGACAACTTCTTATAAAAGACCTTATCGATGAAGCAAAGTTTGACCAGTATGCTCTTGTGTATGAGAAAGCAAAAGTAGTAGCTAAACAAGCGAAGGCAAACTTGGCTTATCAGAAATCTCTTTTAGATAAAACAATACTTTACGCTCCGTTTGATGGAGTAATCTTTGAAAAAAGTGTAGAAGTTGGTGATGTGGTAAGTGGAATGATGCTTAGAACTATTTTGAAAATTCAAAGTAAAGATAAAAGAAAACTAATTTTAGAGTTTGATCAAAAGTACTGGAAATTAGTTAAAGCTGGAGATAGTGTAAAGTACACAGTTAACGGTGATGCGAAGAGCTACAAAGGGAGAATATCTAAAATATATCCACATGCAAACAGCGATAACAGAAAGATGAAAGCAGAAGTTCAGGCGAGTGGTTTCATAGTTGGTCTATTTGGCGAGGGGTATATAGTTATACCTGATACAAAGTAG
- a CDS encoding efflux RND transporter permease subunit produces the protein MYKYAINRPITTLMYVISLVIFGLMSYKSMPSALFPNVDFPLVTIKTVYPGAEAGTIESQVTDKIEEAVSRIGGVDSITSTSSEGVSIVIVKFFLERDINEATNDVRDKVSAVELPKDAKTPLVSKLDIGGASIINIFLTAKDETIQNLMLFADEKVKPKLQKINGVGAVNIIGYKDREIKIYPNPKLLNKFNITIAELNSIITAENVKIGGGKLITKTQEFILKTKADALSVQDLENIKIKDDIKLKDIARVEDTLSDAKSYASFNGVEGVMLEVQKISGTNTIDIVNGVKASIPQLEALAGSKYDVKVLNDTSPFIIHSLKDVEFDLIYGAILASIIVFVFLRNMTITLVSALSIPASIMGTFALMDYMGFDLNKMTLIGLTLAIGIIIDDAIVVIENIYKKMEAGMSKLQAAIEGTKEMAFTILAISAMLLAVFIPVSMMSGIVGKFFESFAMTVGFAIIISYTIALSFIPSLSARVLHKGENKFYNLTEPIFVLLEKAYEKILKIVLRFKVITLIVVFAIFFASLSLFPKIGMDFIPKEDKSEFEIKIKADSGISLEEMIRQSKEVEKLVQNDSNVVYTTLSIGYTTAQEKHKAIIYVKLVEKDKRELNQEEVTQNFRKLFKLSQQNNTLQKDMFITAAAIPNIKGAGASVPYQIVLKSDSFEALEIAKKNLTQHMARKEGFVDIDTNLDDPKPQIDINILRHSANRLGISATSIAQAVSTAFSSDLEISYFEENGKQYNITLRFDDEQRVSIDDIKKIQLRAENGEMVYLDGLVTFSQSKALASINHYDRQRQVTVYSDLFGLDLGGAVAYTRASIDKLLPEGVTYRFTGFAEEMEKTGKAFGTAIGMSVILMFIILAILYESLIQPIIIMVALPLSIIGVMLALYISGLQFSLFVMIGFMLLMGMVGKNAVLLVDFANGAISRGKSADEALIEAGEKRLRPILMTTIAMVFAMLPLAMGDGLGSETKAPMAISIIGGLISSMVLTLLVVPVIYRLISPLDRWLRKFYEVKKI, from the coding sequence ATGTATAAATATGCAATAAACAGACCAATAACAACGCTGATGTATGTTATTTCATTGGTTATATTTGGATTGATGAGTTATAAGTCCATGCCCTCAGCACTTTTTCCAAATGTTGATTTTCCGCTTGTAACTATCAAAACAGTTTATCCTGGAGCTGAGGCCGGCACAATAGAGTCTCAGGTTACAGATAAAATCGAAGAAGCAGTTTCACGAATAGGGGGAGTTGACAGCATAACTTCTACTAGCAGTGAAGGTGTAAGTATTGTAATTGTTAAGTTTTTTCTTGAACGTGATATAAATGAAGCAACAAATGATGTTAGAGATAAAGTCTCAGCAGTAGAACTTCCAAAAGATGCTAAAACACCACTGGTAAGTAAGCTAGATATTGGTGGAGCGTCAATTATAAATATTTTTCTTACAGCCAAAGATGAAACAATTCAAAACCTTATGTTGTTTGCAGATGAAAAAGTAAAACCAAAACTGCAAAAGATAAATGGAGTTGGAGCAGTAAATATTATAGGTTATAAAGATAGAGAGATAAAAATATATCCTAACCCGAAATTATTAAATAAATTCAATATTACAATTGCAGAGTTAAATTCGATTATAACCGCAGAGAATGTAAAAATTGGCGGCGGCAAGCTAATTACCAAGACACAAGAGTTTATTCTTAAAACAAAAGCTGATGCTCTAAGTGTGCAAGATCTTGAAAATATTAAAATCAAAGATGATATAAAACTAAAAGATATAGCAAGAGTAGAAGACACTTTAAGCGATGCAAAAAGCTACGCTTCATTTAATGGAGTTGAGGGTGTTATGCTAGAAGTTCAAAAGATTTCAGGAACAAATACTATCGATATAGTCAACGGCGTAAAAGCCAGCATCCCTCAATTGGAGGCTTTAGCAGGCAGTAAATATGATGTAAAAGTCCTTAATGACACATCTCCGTTTATTATCCACTCTCTAAAAGATGTTGAGTTTGATTTGATTTATGGTGCAATTTTGGCATCGATTATCGTTTTTGTATTTTTGAGAAATATGACTATTACTTTAGTTTCTGCTTTGTCAATTCCAGCATCTATTATGGGTACTTTTGCTCTTATGGATTATATGGGTTTTGATTTGAACAAGATGACACTTATCGGACTTACCTTAGCCATAGGGATTATTATTGATGATGCTATTGTAGTTATAGAGAACATCTATAAAAAGATGGAAGCAGGAATGAGCAAACTTCAAGCAGCAATAGAGGGGACAAAAGAGATGGCGTTTACTATCTTGGCAATCTCTGCGATGCTTTTGGCTGTTTTTATCCCTGTATCTATGATGAGCGGTATAGTTGGAAAGTTTTTTGAGAGTTTTGCCATGACTGTCGGTTTTGCAATTATCATCTCCTATACCATTGCTCTAAGTTTTATCCCAAGCTTAAGTGCCAGAGTTTTACATAAAGGTGAAAATAAATTTTATAACCTGACTGAACCGATATTTGTACTTTTAGAAAAAGCGTATGAAAAGATTTTAAAAATAGTTTTGAGATTTAAAGTAATAACTTTAATTGTTGTTTTTGCTATATTTTTTGCATCTCTGAGTCTTTTTCCTAAGATTGGTATGGATTTTATACCAAAAGAGGATAAGTCTGAATTTGAAATAAAAATAAAAGCAGATTCCGGCATCTCACTTGAGGAGATGATTAGACAATCCAAAGAAGTAGAGAAGTTGGTACAAAATGATTCTAATGTTGTCTACACTACTCTAAGCATAGGATATACAACCGCCCAAGAGAAACATAAAGCAATAATTTATGTAAAGCTTGTAGAGAAAGACAAAAGAGAGTTAAACCAAGAAGAGGTTACACAAAACTTTAGAAAACTGTTTAAACTATCTCAGCAGAACAACACTTTGCAAAAAGATATGTTTATAACTGCAGCAGCTATACCAAATATAAAGGGAGCAGGGGCTAGTGTACCTTACCAAATAGTTTTAAAATCTGACTCTTTTGAAGCCTTGGAAATTGCAAAGAAAAACTTAACACAACATATGGCTAGAAAAGAGGGGTTTGTAGATATTGATACAAATCTGGACGATCCTAAACCTCAAATAGATATAAATATATTAAGACATAGTGCAAATAGGCTCGGTATTTCAGCTACTAGCATAGCTCAGGCAGTCTCCACAGCTTTTTCAAGCGACTTGGAGATTTCGTACTTTGAAGAAAACGGCAAGCAGTATAACATCACTCTAAGGTTCGACGATGAGCAAAGAGTAAGCATAGATGATATTAAAAAGATTCAACTAAGAGCTGAAAATGGAGAAATGGTTTATCTTGACGGATTGGTAACATTTTCACAAAGTAAAGCATTAGCGTCTATAAACCATTATGACAGACAGAGACAAGTTACAGTCTATTCTGACCTTTTTGGACTTGACCTTGGTGGAGCAGTTGCATATACAAGAGCAAGTATTGATAAACTTTTACCTGAGGGAGTGACATATAGGTTTACAGGATTTGCAGAAGAGATGGAAAAAACAGGTAAAGCATTTGGCACGGCAATTGGAATGTCTGTTATTTTAATGTTTATAATTCTTGCAATTTTGTATGAGTCACTTATCCAGCCAATTATTATTATGGTTGCACTTCCTCTGAGTATTATCGGTGTGATGCTAGCTCTTTACATCTCTGGACTACAGTTTAGTCTTTTTGTAATGATAGGGTTTATGCTACTTATGGGAATGGTCGGTAAAAATGCAGTACTTCTTGTAGATTTTGCCAACGGTGCAATAAGTAGAGGAAAAAGTGCTGATGAAGCGCTAATAGAAGCTGGAGAAAAGAGACTAAGACCAATTTTAATGACTACTATCGCTATGGTTTTTGCAATGTTGCCATTGGCAATGGGGGATGGATTAGGGAGTGAGACAAAAGCACCAATGGCAATATCTATTATTGGTGGACTGATTAGTTCTATGGTCTTAACTCTTTTAGTCGTACCGGTAATTTACAGGTTGATTAGTCCTCTTGACAGGTGGTTGAGAAAGTTTTATGAGGTTAAAAAGATATAG
- the exbD gene encoding TonB system transport protein ExbD, with amino-acid sequence MPKYKKQRKRFDEINVIPFIDIMLVLLVMVLTTATFIKQGVIPIDLPSAKASTKEELKKEITIYVNAKGELFIDKEKVNLEALEKKLSEISKEQTVVLRSDKESKFQDFVSVMDILKRLKHEQLYIVTKE; translated from the coding sequence ATGCCAAAATATAAAAAACAAAGAAAAAGATTTGACGAGATAAATGTTATACCATTTATTGACATTATGCTCGTTCTTTTGGTTATGGTTTTAACTACCGCTACTTTTATTAAACAGGGTGTTATTCCTATTGACCTGCCAAGTGCGAAGGCAAGTACAAAAGAGGAACTCAAAAAAGAGATTACCATCTATGTGAATGCTAAAGGTGAGCTTTTTATTGATAAAGAAAAAGTAAATTTAGAGGCACTTGAGAAGAAACTATCTGAAATTTCTAAAGAGCAAACAGTAGTTCTTAGAAGTGACAAAGAGTCAAAATTTCAAGACTTTGTTAGCGTTATGGATATTTTAAAACGACTAAAACACGAACAACTTTATATAGTTACTAAAGAGTAA
- the exbB gene encoding TonB-system energizer ExbB, which yields MNNNFLAYAESAIDYGVMGVLLLMSIVTFWLFIERMMFYSSVRTDDYNHRDTLEMELTDNIGVISAIGSNAPYVGLLGTVLGIMFTFYTMGDAGAVDAKKIMVGLALALKATAMGLIVAMPAIVAYTIVLRKVEKILTVFDVAQDKKIK from the coding sequence GTGAATAACAATTTTTTAGCTTATGCAGAGAGTGCTATAGATTATGGAGTTATGGGTGTTTTGCTACTTATGAGTATAGTTACTTTTTGGTTATTTATAGAGAGAATGATGTTTTACTCAAGTGTTAGAACAGATGATTATAACCATAGAGACACACTAGAGATGGAGTTAACTGACAACATTGGTGTAATCAGTGCCATTGGTTCAAATGCTCCATACGTTGGTCTTCTTGGAACAGTTTTGGGGATTATGTTTACATTTTACACTATGGGTGATGCAGGAGCTGTTGATGCAAAAAAAATCATGGTAGGTCTAGCTCTTGCACTTAAAGCAACTGCGATGGGTCTTATAGTTGCTATGCCTGCGATAGTTGCATATACAATTGTTCTGCGTAAAGTTGAGAAGATATTAACTGTTTTTGATGTAGCTCAAGACAAAAAAATAAAGTAA
- a CDS encoding sensor histidine kinase, with translation MFRNLKIHIFIYYFVTTATFLGILYYFLNILHVENNLLIVIVLLTLLTFSGFIIAKLSVEPLFQHVTNLQNLSKETLHELNLPISTIKTNLHMLKKSLSDEKDLKRAIRIESACDMLQQRYNELDYMIKLQSSNVAKENFSLDELLRQRVEFLKSIYPHVEFKLNLQPTQIHSDKVGLSKVIDNLIDNGVKYSQNIHKIDVELQDYSLHVKDYGCGMDEVELVQIFDNYYQSNENMQGFGIGLSMVKRFCDSNEVLLNLKSEPDNGTTIILKFKED, from the coding sequence TTGTTTCGTAATCTTAAAATACATATTTTTATATACTACTTCGTTACAACAGCTACTTTTTTGGGAATTTTGTACTACTTTTTAAATATTCTACATGTAGAAAACAATCTCTTAATTGTTATTGTACTGCTAACTCTTCTCACCTTTAGCGGTTTTATTATCGCAAAACTCTCTGTTGAGCCACTGTTTCAACATGTAACTAATCTTCAAAATCTTTCAAAAGAGACTCTTCATGAACTAAATCTTCCAATCAGCACAATCAAAACAAACCTTCACATGTTGAAAAAAAGTTTGAGTGACGAGAAGGATTTAAAAAGAGCAATAAGAATCGAGAGTGCCTGTGATATGTTGCAGCAGAGGTATAACGAACTAGATTATATGATAAAACTACAGAGTTCAAATGTTGCTAAAGAGAATTTTAGCCTTGATGAGTTACTCAGACAAAGGGTAGAGTTTTTAAAGTCTATATATCCACATGTAGAGTTTAAACTAAATCTTCAACCAACACAAATACATAGTGATAAAGTAGGCTTATCTAAAGTAATAGACAATCTTATAGACAATGGTGTGAAATATTCACAGAATATTCATAAAATTGATGTAGAATTACAAGATTATTCTTTACATGTAAAAGACTACGGTTGCGGTATGGATGAAGTTGAACTTGTTCAAATATTTGACAACTACTACCAAAGCAATGAGAATATGCAAGGTTTTGGGATAGGGCTGAGCATGGTGAAAAGATTTTGTGATTCAAATGAAGTTTTATTAAATTTAAAATCAGAGCCTGACAACGGTACAACAATTATATTAAAATTCAAGGAAGATTAG
- a CDS encoding response regulator transcription factor: MSTKVLLLEDDLLFGETLTDLLEDSGMQVTYAPNGQSALEYTFSHKFDLYLLDINVPLIDGITLLKELREVNDNTPTIFLTSHKDKEVLKKSFLSGADDFITKPFDTDELFFRINALLKRVKPYKKECIDLLCHDEIHKCILYDKSELDLSKKEYELLVLLMQHVNKNVPKELILDELWSSSEGGSEGAVRVYITRLKQLIPQITIENIRGIGYKLVS; this comes from the coding sequence GTGTCGACTAAAGTTTTACTATTAGAGGATGATCTCCTTTTTGGAGAGACTCTAACAGACCTGCTAGAAGATAGTGGCATGCAAGTCACTTACGCTCCAAATGGGCAAAGTGCTCTGGAGTATACATTTTCACATAAATTTGACCTATATCTGCTCGACATCAATGTTCCGCTCATTGATGGGATAACTCTACTAAAAGAGCTAAGAGAGGTAAATGACAATACTCCAACCATCTTTTTAACATCACATAAAGACAAAGAAGTTCTTAAAAAAAGTTTTTTAAGTGGTGCAGATGACTTTATAACTAAGCCTTTTGACACAGATGAGCTGTTTTTTCGAATTAATGCACTTTTAAAAAGAGTAAAACCTTATAAAAAAGAGTGCATAGATTTACTATGCCATGATGAAATTCACAAATGTATCTTGTATGACAAGAGCGAATTAGACCTCTCAAAAAAAGAGTATGAACTTCTTGTATTACTTATGCAGCATGTAAATAAGAATGTGCCGAAAGAGTTGATTTTAGATGAACTTTGGAGTAGCTCTGAAGGCGGAAGTGAGGGTGCTGTAAGAGTTTACATAACCCGTTTAAAGCAGTTAATCCCACAAATAACAATAGAAAACATTCGCGGTATTGGATACAAACTTGTTTCGTAA